From a region of the Streptomyces sp. NBC_01454 genome:
- a CDS encoding NAD-glutamate dehydrogenase yields MQTKLDEAKTELLARAARVVESSPAGSKHPVRGLDPEALAGYLQRYYLHTAPEDLADRDPVDVFGAALSHYRLAEVRPQGTANVRVHTPTVEENGWTCSHSVVEVVTDDMPFLVDSVTNELSRQGRGIHVVIHPQVIVRRDVTGKLIEVFDSNCDAHGRTGKGKATELPHDAVTESWIHVEMDRETDREDLKQITADLLRVLSDVREAVEDWEKMRGAAGRLADELGTEPTADDLRDQEIEEAQELLRWLAADHFTFLGYREYELTSVPGEGGAEEDVLTAVPGTGLGILRADPPHRETADGHPVSPSFNRLPADARAKAREHKLLVLTKANSRATVHRPSYLDYVGVKKFDAKGNVIGERRFLGLFSSAAYTESVRRVPVIRRKVAEVLEGAGFTPNSHDGRDLLQILETYPRDELFQTPVDELRSIATSVLYLQERRRLRLYLRQDEYGRYYSALVYLPRDRYTTGVRLRLIDILKEELGGTSVDFTAWNTESILSRLHFVIRVEPGASLPELTDADADRLESRLVEAARSWADGFAEALTAEVGEERAAELLRRYGHAFPEGYKADNSPRSAVADLQHLEKLTGEPGKDFAVSLYEPVDAGPGERRFKIYRRGEPVSLSRVLPGLNRLGVEVVDERPHELRCADATIAWVYDFGLRMPEHVKGDDARERFQDAFTAVWTGAAESDNFNTLVLQAGLNWRQAMVLRAYAKYLRQAGSTFSQTYMEDTLSNNVHTTRLLVSLFEARMSPDRQRAGTELTDGLLEELDGALDQVASLDEDRILRSFLTVIKATLRTNHYQKDSQGRPHAYLSMKLDPQAIPDLPAPRPAYEIWVYSPKVEGVHLRFGKVARGGLRWSDRREDFRTEILGLVKAQMVKNTVIVPVGAKGGFVGKQLPDPSQDRDAWLAEGIACYKTFISGLLDITDNLVGGEVVHPQNVVRHDEDDTYLVVAADKGTATFSDIANEVAESYGFWLGDAFASGGSAGYDHKGMGITARGAWESVKRHFRELGHDTQTQDFTAVGVGDMSGDVFGNGMLLSEHIRLVAAFDHRHIFLDPAPDAATSYAERRRLFELPRSSWADYRTELLSQGGGIHPRSAKSIPINAQVRAALGIEAGIKKMTPADLMQAILKAPVDLLWNGGIGTYVKSSAESHADVGDKSNDAIRVNGEDLRVKVVGEGGNLGLTQLGRIEFASTGGKINNDAIDNSAGVDTSDHEVNIKILLNAVVADGDMTVKQRNKLLAEMTDEVGALVLRNNYAQNTALALALAQSSSMLNAQQRFMRRLVRDGDLNRALEFLPTDRQIRERLNAGRGLTQPETAVLLAYTKITVAESLIQTGLPDDAYLQRLLHAYFPSALHERFAEQVDGHALRREIVTTVLVNDTVNTGGTSFLHRMREETGASLEEVVRAHTAARAIFRLAQVWDDVEALDNVVAAEVQTRIRLHSRRLVERGTRWLLNNRPQPLELSETIDFFAERVAEVWGELPKLLQGTDQGWYQTILDELTAAGVPEPLAVQVSGFSSVFPALDIVAIADRTGKQPLDVAEVYYDLGERLRINQLLDRILELPRNDRWQSMARASIREDLFAAHAAVTADVLSEGNGSSTPEQRFKAWEQANAAILSRARATLEEIHGSEGFDLANLSVAMRTMRTLLRAHS; encoded by the coding sequence TCAGGGCACCGCGAACGTCCGGGTACACACCCCGACCGTCGAGGAGAACGGCTGGACCTGCAGCCACTCCGTCGTCGAGGTGGTCACCGACGACATGCCGTTCCTGGTCGACTCGGTCACCAACGAGCTTTCCCGGCAGGGGCGCGGCATCCATGTCGTGATCCACCCGCAGGTGATCGTCCGCCGTGATGTCACCGGCAAGCTCATCGAGGTCTTCGACTCCAACTGCGACGCCCACGGCCGCACCGGCAAGGGCAAGGCCACCGAGCTGCCGCACGACGCGGTGACCGAGTCCTGGATCCATGTCGAGATGGACCGAGAGACCGACCGCGAGGACCTCAAGCAGATCACCGCGGATCTGCTGCGGGTGCTGTCCGACGTCCGTGAGGCCGTCGAGGACTGGGAGAAGATGCGCGGCGCCGCCGGCCGGCTCGCCGACGAGCTGGGCACCGAGCCGACCGCCGACGATCTGCGCGACCAGGAGATCGAGGAGGCGCAGGAGCTGCTGCGGTGGCTGGCCGCCGACCACTTCACCTTCCTGGGATACCGCGAGTACGAGCTGACCTCCGTCCCTGGTGAGGGCGGCGCCGAGGAGGACGTGCTGACCGCGGTGCCCGGTACGGGCCTGGGCATCCTGCGTGCCGACCCGCCGCACCGCGAGACCGCCGACGGCCACCCCGTCTCGCCGTCCTTCAACCGGCTGCCCGCGGACGCCCGCGCCAAGGCCCGTGAGCACAAGCTGCTCGTCCTGACCAAGGCCAACAGCCGCGCCACCGTGCACCGCCCGTCCTACCTCGACTACGTCGGTGTCAAGAAGTTCGACGCCAAGGGCAATGTCATCGGTGAGCGGCGCTTCCTGGGCCTGTTCTCCTCGGCCGCGTACACCGAGTCCGTCCGCCGGGTGCCGGTCATCCGCCGCAAGGTCGCCGAGGTGCTGGAGGGCGCGGGCTTCACCCCGAACAGCCACGACGGCCGCGACCTGCTGCAGATCCTGGAGACCTACCCGCGCGACGAGCTGTTCCAGACCCCGGTCGACGAGCTGCGGTCCATCGCCACCAGCGTGCTCTACCTGCAAGAGCGCCGCCGGCTGCGCCTCTACCTCCGCCAGGACGAATACGGCCGCTACTACTCCGCGCTGGTCTACCTCCCGCGCGACCGCTACACCACCGGCGTGCGGCTGCGCCTGATCGACATCCTCAAGGAGGAGCTGGGCGGCACCAGCGTCGACTTCACCGCCTGGAACACCGAGTCGATCCTCTCCCGGCTGCACTTCGTCATCCGTGTCGAGCCCGGCGCCAGCCTGCCCGAGCTCACCGACGCCGATGCGGACCGCCTGGAGAGCCGGCTGGTGGAGGCCGCCCGCTCGTGGGCCGACGGCTTCGCCGAGGCGCTGACCGCCGAGGTCGGCGAGGAGCGCGCCGCCGAGCTGCTGCGCCGCTACGGCCACGCCTTCCCCGAGGGCTACAAGGCCGACAACAGCCCGCGCAGCGCCGTCGCCGACCTCCAGCATCTGGAGAAGCTCACCGGTGAGCCGGGCAAGGACTTCGCGGTCAGCCTCTACGAGCCGGTCGACGCGGGCCCGGGCGAGCGCCGCTTCAAGATCTACCGCCGGGGCGAGCCGGTCTCGCTGTCCCGGGTGCTGCCCGGCCTGAACCGCCTGGGCGTCGAGGTCGTCGACGAGCGTCCGCACGAGCTGCGCTGCGCCGACGCCACCATCGCCTGGGTCTACGACTTCGGGCTGCGGATGCCGGAGCACGTCAAGGGTGACGACGCCCGCGAGCGTTTCCAGGACGCCTTCACGGCGGTGTGGACGGGCGCGGCCGAGAGCGACAACTTCAACACCCTGGTGCTCCAGGCCGGGCTCAACTGGCGCCAGGCGATGGTCCTGCGGGCCTACGCCAAGTACCTGCGGCAGGCCGGTTCGACCTTCAGCCAGACGTACATGGAGGACACCCTCTCCAACAACGTCCACACCACCCGGCTGCTGGTCTCCCTCTTCGAGGCGCGGATGTCCCCCGACCGGCAGCGGGCCGGCACGGAGCTGACGGACGGGCTGCTGGAGGAGCTGGACGGCGCGCTCGACCAGGTCGCCTCCCTGGACGAGGACCGGATCCTGCGGTCCTTCCTCACCGTCATCAAGGCGACGCTGCGCACCAACCACTACCAGAAGGACAGTCAGGGCCGGCCGCACGCCTATCTGTCCATGAAGCTGGACCCGCAGGCCATCCCGGACCTGCCGGCGCCCCGCCCGGCGTACGAGATCTGGGTGTACTCCCCGAAGGTCGAGGGCGTCCACCTGCGGTTCGGCAAGGTCGCGCGCGGTGGTCTGCGCTGGTCGGACCGCCGGGAGGACTTCCGTACGGAGATCCTCGGCCTGGTCAAGGCGCAGATGGTCAAGAACACCGTCATCGTGCCGGTGGGCGCGAAGGGCGGCTTCGTCGGCAAGCAGCTGCCCGACCCGTCGCAGGACCGCGACGCCTGGCTGGCCGAGGGCATCGCCTGCTACAAGACCTTCATCTCCGGTCTGCTGGACATCACCGACAACCTCGTCGGCGGCGAGGTCGTCCACCCGCAGAACGTCGTCCGGCACGACGAGGACGACACCTACCTGGTCGTCGCCGCCGACAAGGGCACCGCGACGTTCTCCGACATCGCCAACGAGGTCGCCGAGTCCTACGGCTTCTGGCTCGGTGACGCCTTCGCCTCCGGCGGCAGCGCCGGCTACGACCACAAGGGCATGGGCATCACCGCCCGCGGCGCCTGGGAGTCGGTCAAGCGGCACTTCCGCGAGCTGGGCCACGACACCCAGACCCAGGACTTCACCGCGGTCGGCGTCGGCGACATGTCCGGTGACGTCTTCGGCAACGGCATGCTGCTCAGCGAGCACATCCGGCTGGTGGCCGCGTTCGACCACCGGCACATCTTCCTCGACCCCGCCCCGGACGCGGCGACCTCCTACGCCGAGCGCCGCCGGCTCTTCGAGCTGCCCCGCTCGTCCTGGGCCGACTACCGCACCGAGCTGCTCTCGCAGGGCGGCGGCATCCACCCCCGCTCCGCCAAGTCCATCCCGATCAACGCGCAGGTGCGGGCCGCGCTCGGCATCGAGGCCGGCATCAAGAAGATGACGCCCGCCGATCTGATGCAGGCCATCCTCAAGGCGCCGGTCGACCTGCTGTGGAACGGCGGCATCGGCACGTATGTGAAGTCCTCGGCGGAGTCCCACGCAGATGTGGGCGACAAGTCCAACGACGCCATCCGTGTCAACGGCGAGGACCTGCGGGTCAAGGTCGTCGGCGAGGGCGGCAACCTGGGCCTGACCCAGCTGGGACGGATCGAGTTCGCCTCGACCGGCGGCAAGATCAACAACGATGCGATCGACAACAGCGCCGGTGTGGACACCTCCGACCACGAGGTGAACATCAAGATCCTGCTCAACGCCGTGGTCGCGGACGGCGACATGACGGTCAAGCAGCGCAACAAGCTGCTGGCCGAGATGACCGACGAGGTCGGCGCGCTGGTGCTGCGCAACAACTACGCGCAGAACACCGCGCTGGCGCTGGCCCTCGCCCAGTCCTCCAGCATGCTCAACGCCCAACAGCGCTTCATGCGCCGCCTGGTGCGCGACGGCGATCTCAACCGGGCGCTGGAGTTCCTGCCCACCGACCGGCAGATCCGTGAGCGGCTGAACGCCGGGCGCGGGCTGACCCAGCCGGAGACGGCGGTGCTCCTGGCGTACACCAAGATCACGGTCGCCGAGTCGCTGATCCAGACCGGCCTGCCGGACGACGCGTATCTGCAGCGGCTGCTGCACGCCTACTTCCCCTCGGCGCTGCACGAGCGCTTCGCCGAGCAGGTCGACGGGCATGCGCTGCGCCGCGAGATCGTCACCACGGTCCTGGTCAACGACACCGTCAACACCGGCGGTACGAGCTTCCTGCACCGGATGCGGGAGGAGACCGGGGCCTCCCTCGAAGAGGTCGTGCGGGCGCACACCGCGGCCCGGGCGATCTTCCGGCTGGCCCAGGTCTGGGACGACGTCGAGGCGCTCGACAATGTCGTCGCGGCCGAGGTCCAGACCCGGATCCGGCTGCACTCGCGCCGGCTGGTCGAGCGCGGCACCCGCTGGCTGCTCAACAACCGCCCGCAGCCGCTGGAGCTGTCGGAGACCATCGACTTCTTCGCGGAGCGGGTCGCCGAGGTCTGGGGGGAGCTGCCCAAGCTGCTCCAGGGCACCGACCAGGGGTGGTACCAGACGATCCTGGACGAGCTGACCGCGGCGGGCGTGCCCGAGCCGCTGGCCGTCCAGGTGTCCGGGTTCTCCTCGGTCTTCCCGGCGCTGGACATCGTCGCCATCGCCGACCGCACCGGCAAGCAGCCGCTGGATGTCGCCGAGGTCTACTACGACCTGGGCGAGCGGCTGCGGATCAACCAGCTCCTCGACCGCATCCTGGAGCTGCCGCGCAACGACCGCTGGCAGTCGATGGCCCGTGCCTCGATCCGTGAGGACCTCTTCGCGGCCCATGCGGCGGTGACCGCCGATGTGCTGTCGGAGGGCAACGGCTCCTCGACGCCGGAGCAGCGGTTCAAGGCCTGGGAGCAGGCCAACGCGGCGATCCTGAGCCGCGCCCGGGCGACGCTGGAGGAGATCCACGGGTCGGAGGGGTTCGATCTGGCGAACCTGTCCGTGGCCATGCGGACGATGCGTACGCTGCTGCGCGCGCACAGCTGA
- a CDS encoding ABC transporter ATP-binding protein, which yields MAEHKTGIQPTEAAQARVPTVIADDLHIVYRVYGTGAGKGSATAALNRIIRRKPSTGVREVHAVKGVSFTAYRGESIGLIGSNGSGKSTLLKAVAGLLPAESGKVYTHGQPSLLGVNAALMNDLTGEKNVLLGGLAMGMSREQVRERYDGIVDFSGINEKGDFISLPMRTYSSGMAARLRFSIAAAKDHDVLMIDEALATGDRSFQKRSEARIRELRKEAGTVFLVSHNNKSIRDTCDRVLWLERGELLMDGPTDEVIEAYENETGK from the coding sequence GTGGCTGAGCACAAGACCGGCATCCAGCCGACCGAGGCCGCCCAGGCCCGCGTCCCCACCGTGATCGCGGACGATCTGCACATCGTCTACCGCGTCTACGGCACGGGCGCCGGCAAGGGCAGCGCCACCGCGGCGCTGAACCGCATCATCCGCCGCAAGCCCTCCACGGGTGTGCGGGAGGTGCACGCGGTCAAGGGTGTGTCCTTCACCGCCTACCGCGGCGAGTCGATCGGCCTGATCGGCTCCAACGGCTCGGGCAAGTCCACCCTGCTCAAGGCGGTCGCCGGCCTGCTGCCCGCCGAGAGCGGCAAGGTCTACACCCACGGCCAGCCCTCCCTGCTGGGCGTGAACGCGGCGCTGATGAACGACCTGACCGGCGAGAAGAACGTCCTGCTCGGCGGCCTGGCCATGGGCATGTCCCGCGAGCAGGTCCGCGAGCGCTACGACGGGATCGTCGACTTCTCCGGCATCAACGAGAAGGGCGACTTCATCTCGCTGCCGATGCGCACCTATTCGTCCGGCATGGCGGCCCGGCTGCGGTTCTCCATCGCCGCCGCCAAGGACCACGACGTGCTGATGATCGACGAGGCCCTGGCCACCGGCGACCGCAGCTTCCAAAAGCGCTCCGAGGCCCGCATCCGCGAACTGCGCAAGGAAGCCGGCACCGTCTTCCTGGTCAGCCACAACAACAAGTCCATCCGCGACACCTGCGACCGGGTCCTGTGGCTGGAGCGCGGCGAACTGCTGATGGACGGCCCCACCGACGAGGTCATCGAGGCGTACGAGAACGAGACGGGCAAGTAG